One Oryza glaberrima chromosome 11, OglaRS2, whole genome shotgun sequence genomic region harbors:
- the LOC127754110 gene encoding uncharacterized protein LOC127754110 yields the protein MASGAALGQLQTIVPLDGSNYTDWKNTVLLNLAMLDYDLALREDIPEEPQTTEELDMNEEDYENVEWNYKEKLAAWEKSNRMSLMYIKNHIAKEIIGGIVDSDNAKAYLANIEENFKSSSKTYASTIISKMITSSYNGKGSVRKHILEMTHMAHQLKSMDMDVTEGFLVHFIMSSLGPDFGPFKINYNTQKEKWTIQELIHIQWKRKSVRELRNKSLKTNSTSLMPITEAKERCIKENPLTVRRISRTNLRSMEGITLLLKLQLVLLRVHIVLSVTLMDIGKEIAHVSKRG from the exons ATGGCTTCTGGTGCAG CATTGGGACAGCTTCAAACTATTGTTCCCCTTGATGGATCTAACTACACTGATTGGAAGAATACTGTGCTTTTAAACTTAGCCATGTTAGATTATGACTTGGCCTTAAGAGAGGACATTCCCGAGGAACCTCAAACAACCGAGGAACTCGACATGAATGAGGAAGATTATGAAAATGTTGAGTGGAATTACAAAGAGAAACTGGCTGCTTGGGAGAAGTCCAACAGGATGTCCCTGATGTACATTAAGAATCACATCGCTAAAGAAATTATTGGAGGAATCGTTGATTCCGACAATGCAAAGGCATACTTAGCCAATATTGAAGAGAATTTCAAATCCTCCTCTAAGACTTATGCTAGTACAATCATTAGCAAGATGATCACTAGCAGCTATAATGGCAAAGGAAGCGTTAGAAAGCACATCCTTGAGATGACTCATATGGCACATCAACTTAAGTCCATGGATATGGATGTTACTGAAGGTTTCTTAGTGCATTTCATTATGAGCTCTCTTGGTCCTGACTTTGGTCCCTTTAAGATTAATTATAATACTCAGAAAGAAAAGTGGACCATACAGGAGCTAATTCACATTCAGTGGAAGAGGAAGAGCGTCAGAGAGCTGAGAAACAAAAGCTTAAAGACCAACTCAACCTCGCTAATGCCAATAACAGAGGCAAAAGAAAGATGTATCAAGGAGAATCCTCTAACAGTAAGAAGAATAAGCAGGACCAATCTTAGAAGCATGGAGGGAATAACTCTACTGCTCAAACTTCAGCTGGTCCTCCTAAGAGTCCATATTGTCCTTTCTGTGACACTGATGGACATTGGCAAAGAAATTGCCCACGTTTCAAAGCGTGGCTAG
- the LOC127754094 gene encoding putative disease resistance protein RGA4: MATILGSLVGSCVNKLQGIITEEAILIIGVKEELRKLQERMKQIQCFINDAERRGMEDSAVHNWISRLKDVMYDADDIIDLASFEGNKLLNGHSSSPRKRTASSALSPLSCFSNIRVRHEIGDKIRTLNRKLAEIEKDKIFATLENTQPADKGSTSELRKTSHIVEPNLVGKEIVHACRKLVSLVVAHKEDKAYKLAIVGTGGIGKTTLAQKVFNDQKLKGTFNKHAWICVSQDYTPVSVLKQLLRTMEVQHAQEESAGELQSKLELAIKDKSFFLVLDDLWHSDVWTNLLRTPLHAATSGIILITTRQDIVAREIGVEEAHRVDLMSPAVGWELLWKSMNIQDEKEVQNLRDIGIEIVQKCGGLPLAIKVTARVLASKDKTENEWKRILAKNVWSMAKLPKEISGALYLSYDDLPQHLKQCFLYCIVFPEDWTLDRDELILMWVAEGFVEVHKDQLLEDTAEEYYYELISRNLLQPVYTYFDQSRCKMHDLLRQLACYLSREECYIGDLKPLVDNTICKIRRMLVVGEKDTVVIPFTGKEEIKLRTFTTDHQLQGVDNTFFMRLTHLRVLDLSYSLVQTIPDYIGSLIHLRMFNLDGTNISCLPESIGSLQNLLILNLQWCKYLHVLPLATTQLYNLRRLGLTDTPINQVPKGIGRLKFLNDLEGFPIGGGSDNTKMQDGWNLEELAYLPQLRKLGMIKLERGTPRSSPDPFLLAEKKHLKVLELQCTEQTDESYSVENVSNIEQIFEKLTPPHNLEKLVIVNFFGCRFPTWLGTAHLPLVKSVILVDCKSCVHLPSIGQLPNLKYLRIEGASAISNIGPEFVGCWEGNLRSTEAVAFPKLELLVIEDMPNLEEWSFVEEEEEEEEEEEEEEEEEEEAQEEDASAAAKEAGENGTCASKEEGALSPTPRSLWLLPCLTRLELDDCPKLMALPRLLGQQATNLKGLVIRHASCLKTVEDLPFLSFLSIGGCEGLERVSNLPQVRELLVGGCPNLWHVEMLGSLEQLWLDKDMQEISQLWVPRLQQQHRQLHGDEHELEVNEWL; this comes from the coding sequence ATGGCAACCATACTGGGTTCTTTGGTTGGATCATGCGTAAACAAGTTGCAAGGGATCATTACAGAGGAGGCAATACTAATTATAGGTGTAAAAGAAGAACTCAGAAAACTGCAGGAAAGAATGAAACAAATACAGTGCTTTATCAACGATGCTGAGCGAAGGGGCATGGAAGACTCAGCGGTACACAATTGGATTTCTCGGCTAAAAGATGTTATGTATGATGCCGATGACATTATCGATTTGGCTAGTTTTGAAGGAAACAAGCTATTAAATGGCCATTCTTCTTCACCTAGAAAAAGAACTGCAAGCAGTGCGCTTTCACCTCTCTCTTGCTTTTCCAATATTCGGGTTCGCCATGAGATTGGTGATAAAATTAGAACGCTGAACCGAAAATTAGCTGAAATAGAAAAGGATAAAATATTTGCAACACTTGAGAATACACAACCAGCTGATAAAGGTTCAACATCAGAACTGAGAAAAACATCTCACATTGTTGAACCCAACCTTGTGGGGAAAGAAATAGTGCATGCTTGTAGAAAGTTGGTGAGCCTGGTGGTTGCACACAAGGAAGACAAGGCCTACAAGCTCGCTATTGTTGGAACAGGGGGAATTGGAAAGACAACACTAGCTCAGAAAGTATTCAATGATCAGAAATTAAAAGGAACCTTCAACAAACATGCTTGGATTTGTGTTTCTCAGGACTACACCCCAGTCTCTGTTTTGAAACAACTACTTAGAACAATGGAGGTTCAACATGCACAAGAAGAATCAGCTGGAGAGCTCCAAAGCAAGcttgaattagctattaaagaCAAGagtttttttcttgtgttgGATGATCTATGGCATTCCGATGTATGGACCAATCTACTACGAACTCCATTGCATGCTGCAACCTCAGGAATAATTTTGATAACTACTCGGCAAGATATTGTCGCTAGGGAAATAGGGGTTGAGGAAGCACATCGTGTTGACCTAATGTCACCAGCTGTTGGTTGGGAGCTACTCTGGAAGAGCATGAACATTCAGGACGAGAAAGAAGTGCAAAATCTGCGAGACATAGGGATTGAGATTGTTCAGAAATGTGGTGGGCTACCCCTTGCAATCAAGGTTACTGCTCGAGTATTGGCAAGCAAAGATAAAACAGAGAACGAATGGAAAAGGATTTTAGCTAAAAACGTTTGGTCCATGGCTAAACTCCCTAAGGAAATAAGTGGTGCACTATATCTAAGTTATGATGATTTACCACAGCATTTGAAGCAATGTTTTCTTTATTGTATTGTATTTCCTGAAGACTGGACCTTGGACCGTGATGAGCTTATCTTGATGTGGGTTGCTGAAGGCTTTGTAGAAGTGCACAAAGATCAATTACTAGAAGATACAGCAGAAGAATACTACTATGAACTAATAAGTAGGAATCTCCTGCAACCAGTTTACACATATTTTGATCAGAGCAGATGCAAAATGCATGATCTCTTAAGGCAACTTGCTTGTTATCTATCAAGGGAAGAATGTTATATTGGAGATCTAAAACCATTAGTAGACAATACTATATGTAAAATACGACGCATGTTAGTTGTCGGAGAGAAAGACACGGTGGTCATACCTTTCACTGGTAAGGAGGAAATTAAGTTGAGAACTTTTACAACTGATCATCAGCTACAGGGAGTTGATAACACATTTTTCATGAGATTAACTCATCTTCGTGTTTTGGATCTAAGTTACTCACTTGTGCAAACAATACCAGATTATATTGGAAGTTTAATCCATTTACGTATGTTTAATCTTGATGGAACCAACATATCTTGTCTCCCAGAGTCCATTGGTTCCCTTCAAAACCTTCTCATATTGAACTTGCAGTGGTGTAAATATCTGCACGTCCTTCCTTTGGCAACAACTCAACTGTACAATTTGAGGCGGCTTGGTCTTACTGATACACCAATAAACCAAGTCCCAAAAGGGATAGGAAGACTGAAATTTCTCAATGATTTAGAAGGATTTCCTATCGGTGGTGGAAGTGACAATACAAAAATGCAAGATGGCTGGAATTTGGAAGAGTTGGCTTATCTTCCACAGTTGAGGAAGCTTGGTATGATAAAATTGGAAAGAGGTACTCCACGCAGCAGTCCAGATCCTTTTCTGCTAGCAGAGAAAAAGCATCTCAAAGTTCTGGAACTACAGTGCACTGAACAAACAGATGAATCATATTCAGTGGAAAATGTTAGCAACATTGAGCAGATCTTTGAGAAGCTAACACCTCCGCACAACTTAGAAAAGCTTGTTATTGTGAATTTCTTTGGTTGTAGATTCCCCACCTGGCTTGGTACTGCCCATTTGCCTTTAGTGAAATCTGTGATCCTCGTAGATTGCAAATCTTGTGTGCATCTTCCATCAATCGGACAGCTACCAAACTTGAAATACTTGAGAATTGAAGGAGCAAGTGCAATCAGCAATATTGGACCCGAATTTGTTGGCTGCTGGGAGGGTAATCTCAGATCCACAGAGGCAGTTGCTTTCCCCAAGCTCGAATTGTTGGTCATTGAGGATATGCCCAACTTGGAGGAGTGGTCCTttgttgaagaagaagaagaagaagaagaagaagaagaagaagaagaagaagaagaagaagaggcacAGGAGGAGGACGCATCTGCAGCAGCCAAGGAAGCGGGAGAGAATGGAACTTGTGCTTCGAAGGAGGAAGGAGCCCTATCTCCAACTCCAAGGTCATTGTGGCTGCTGCCTTGTTTGACAAGGTTGGAACTTGACGACTGCCCCAAGCTGATGGCTCTCCCACGACTGCTTGGACAGCAGGCCACCAACTTGAAGGGGCTCGTTATAAGACATGCAAGCTGCTTGAAGACGGTGGAGGACCTCCCATTCCTCTCTTTCCTTTCAATTGGTGGATGTGAGGGCCTGGAGAGGGTCTCCAACCTTCCCCAAGTGAGAGAGCTGCTTGTAGGTGGTTGCCCGAATTTGTGGCATGTTGAGATGTTGGGCAGTTTGGAGCAGCTATGGCTGGACAAGGATATGCAGGAGATCTCTCAGCTGTGGGTCCCAAGGCTTCAACAGCAACACCGCCAGCTCCATGGAGATGAGCATGAGCTGGAGGTCAACGAGTGGCTTTGA
- the LOC127754120 gene encoding uncharacterized protein LOC127754120, which yields MAPDMPTEEKLERSMGPLAATAPGVNGAASSSSSSSTQACMISLPTMLGSSSAVIPLPLFGWCAKFQFILDDDIMVTWRGHHVDGEKLSSASKGEKEKRSWSPVHCSLA from the exons ATGGCGCCTGATATGCCGACGGAGGAGAAGTTGGAGCGCTCCATGGGCCCCTTGGCCGCCACGGCGCCCGGGGTCAACGGCGcggcctcttcctcttcctcgagTTCAACCCAG GCATGTATGATCTCCTTGCCAACAATGTTGGGCTCAAGTAG TGCAGTGATCCCTCTACCCCTATTCGGTTGGTGTGCAAAGTTCCAATTCATCTTGGATGATGATATCATGGTGACTTGGCGAGGGCATCATGTGGATG GTGAGAAATTATCAAGTGCCAGCAAAggggagaaagaaaaaaggagcTGGTCACCTGTTCACTGCAGTTTGGCATAG
- the LOC127754100 gene encoding putative disease resistance protein RGA3, with protein MATILDSLVGSCANKLKEIITEEVILILGIQEELAELQRKTELIHCCISDAEARRMEESAVDNWLGQLREVLYDVDDIIDLARFKGSILLTDHPSSSSRKSIACTGLSISTCFSNVQASHEVAVKIRSLNRKIENISKDRVFLTLKSTVPTGSSSVLRVRKSSHLLEPNIVGKEIIHACRKMVDLVLEHKGRKLYKLAIVGTGGVGKTTLAQKIYNDRKIKGSFNKKAWVCVSKVYSEASLLRELLRIMEVHHDQDESIGELQSKLEIAIKETNFLLVLDDMWQSDAWENLLRIPLHAAETGTILITTRNNIVALEIGVDHTYRVDLMSTDVGWELLWKSMNISESIELQTLQDVGIEIVRKCGCLPLAIKVIARVLASKEQTENEWKKILSKNAWFMNNLPNDLRGALYLSYDELPRHLKQCFLYCSVYPEDANIYRDDLTRMWIAEGFIEDHGGQLLEETADEYYYELIHRNLLQPDGLYYDHSSCKMHDLLRQLACYLSREESFVGNPESLVGNTVSKLRRVSVVTDKNMAMLPSMDKVQCKVRTWRTSYEKTLRVDNSFFKRFPYLRVLDLTDSFVPSIPRCIGNLIHLRLLDLDGTNVSCLPESIGNLKNLQILNSLPSAITQLCNLRRLGLNYSPLDQVPKGIGKLEFLNDVEGFPVYGGSSNTKMQDGWNLEELAHLYQLRRLHMIKLERAAYSTTYPLLTDKGFLKFLYLWCTERTDEPYTEKDFGNIEKIFEQLIPPCNQEDLAIVKFFGRQYPFWIDSTHLAYVKSLHLFKCKFCMHLPPVGQLPNLKYLKIEGAAAVTIIGPEFAGRRVSNLGRTVAFPKLEELLIRDMPNWEEWFFIDEATSTAKERVDDGDSAMPKEKTLPPRMQILSRLRRLELSGCPKLKALPRQLAQINSLKEIELRWVSSLKVVENFPLLSETLLIATCQALEKVSNLPQVRELRVQDCPNLRLVEELGTLEQLWLYEDMHEVSTLWVQGLQQQCRQCHGEDLDVYNWT; from the coding sequence ATGGCAACCATATTAGATTCTTTGGTTGGATCATGTGCCAATAAGTTGAAAGAGATTATTACTGAAGAGGTGATACTTATTCTAGGGATACAAGAAGAGCTCGCAGAGTTGCAGCGGAAGACTGAACTCATACATTGTTGTATTAGTGATGCTGAGGCAAGGAGGATGGAAGAGTCAGCAGTTGACAATTGGCTTGGTCAGCTAAGAGAAGTTCTATATGATGTTGATGATATTATTGACTTGGCTAGATTTAAGGGAAGCATTCTACTAACTGATCATCCTTCATCGTCATCAAGGAAGTCAATTGCTTGCACTGGCCTGTCAATTTCCACTTGCTTTTCTAATGTTCAAGCAAGTCATGAGGTTGCTGTGAAGATTAGAAGTCTCAACAGGAAGATAGAAAACATTTCGAAGGACAGAGTATTTTTGACACTCAAGAGTACGGTTCCTACTGGAAGCAGTTCGGTATTGAGAGTGAGAAAAAGTTCCCACCTACTTGAGCCCAACATTGTTGGCAAGGAGATCATACATGCCTGCAGAAAAATGGTAGATTTAGTGCTTGAACATAAGGGGAGAAAACTTTATAAGCTTGCAATTGTTGGGACTGGGGGAGTTGGTAAGACAACATTAGCTCAGAAAATATacaatgatagaaaaataaaaggaagttTCAACAAAAAAGCCTGGGTTTGTGTTTCCAAAGTGTACTCTGAAGCTTCTCTTTTGAGAGAACTTCTTCGAATTATGGAAGTTCATCATGATCAAGATGAATCAATTGGAGAGCTCCAGAGCAAGCTTGAAATAGCAATTAAGGAGACAAATTTTTTACTTGTGTTGGATGACATGTGGCAATCTGACGCATGGGAAAATTTATTAAGAATTCCATTGCATGCTGCCGAAACGGGAACAATTCTCATAACAACTAGAAATAATATTGTTGCCTTAGAAATTGGAGTGGACCATACTTATCGAGTTGATTTGATGTCAACCGATGTAGGATGGGAGCTACTTTGGAAGAGCATGAATATCAGTGAAAGCATAGAATTGCAAACTCTGCAGGATGTTGGGATTGAGATCGTTCGCAAATGTGGTTGCCTTCCTCTTGCAATCAAGGTTATTGCTAGAGTGTTAGCGAGTAAAGAACAAACAGAGAAcgaatggaaaaaaatattgagcaAAAATGCTTGGTTCATGAACAACCTTCCTAATGATTTGAGAGGTGCTTTATATCTGAGTTACGATGAGTTACCACGTCATTTGAAGCAATGCTTTCTTTATTGTAGTGTATATCCTGAAGATGCAAACATTTACCGTGATGATCTTACAAGGATGTGGATCGCTGAAGGCTTTATAGAGGACCACGGAGGTCAACTACTAGAAGAAACAGCAGACGAGTATTACTATGAGCTGATCCACCGGAACCTTCTTCAACCCGATGGTTTATATTATGACCACAGCAGCTGCAAAATGCATGATCTTTTAAGGCAGCTTGCTTGTTATTTGTCAAGGGAAGAAAGTTTTGTTGGAAACCCAGAATCATTGGTAGGTAACACTGTGTCTAAACTTCGACGTGTTTCAGTCGTCACAGATAAGAACATGGCAATGTTACCTAGCATGGACAAGGTGCAATGTAAAGTAAGGACTTGGAGAACTTCTTATGAGAAAACACTCAGAGTTGATAACTCATTTTTCAAGAGATTTCCTTATCTTCGCGTCTTAGATTTGACTGATTCATTTGTACCAAGCATCCCACGTTGCATCGGGAATTTGATCCATCTACGTTTGCTTGATCTTGATGGTACCAATGTATCTTGTCTTCCAGAGTCTATTGGCAACCTAAAAAATCTTCAAATATTGAACAGTCTTCCTTCAGCGATCACCCAACTGTGCAATTTAAGGCGCCTTGGCCTCAATTATTCACCGCTAGATCAAGTTCCGAAAGGGATTGGCAAATTGGAATTTCTCAATGATGTAGAAGGGTTTCCAGTCTATGGTGGCAGTAGTAATACTAAAATGCAAGATGGATGGAACTTGGAAGAGTTGGCTCATCTTTACCAGCTAAGGCGGCTTCATATGATTAAATTGGAAAGAGCAGCTTACAGTACTACTTACCCACTGCTAACAGACAAAGGGTTTCTGAAATTTTTGTATCTATGGTGTACTGAACGTACAGATGAACCATACACAGAAAAAGATTTCGGCAATATTGAGAAGATCTTTGAGCAGCTAATTCCGCCATGCAACCAGGAAGATCTTGCTATTGTTAAATTCTTCGGTCGCCAGTATCCCTTCTGGATAGATTCTACCCATTTGGCTTATGTAAAATCCTTGCACCTCTTCAAGTGCAAATTCTGTATGCATCTTCCACCAGTTGGGCAGCTACCCAATTTGAAATATCTAAAAATTGAGGGAGCAGCTGCAGTTACCATTATTGGACCCGAATTTGCTGGCCGCAGGGTGAGTAATCTTGGACGAACAGTTGCTTTCCCCAAGCTTGAAGAGTTGCTCATACGAGATATGCCCAACTGGGAAGAGTGGTTCTTTATTGATGAAGCAACGTCAACTGCTAAGGAAAGGGTTGATGATGGAGATTCTGCAATGCCAAAAGAGAAAACCTTACCTCCAAGGATGCAGATACTGTCACGTTTGAGGAGGTTGGAACTTTCTGGCTGCCCAAAGCTGAAGGCTCTTCCACGGCAGCTTGCACAGATTAACAGTCTGAAGGAGATAGAGCTAAGATGGGTAAGCAGCCTGAAGGTGGTGGAGaacttccccctcctctctgaGACGCTTTTGATTGCGACATGTCAAGCCCTGGAGAAAGTCTCTAACCTTCCTCAAGTGCGAGAGCTGCGCGTGCAAGATTGTCCAAACTTGAGACTTGTTGAGGAGTTGGGCACTTTGGAGCAGTTGTGGCTTTATGAGGATATGCATGAGGTCTCTACATTGTGGGTGCAAGGGCTTCAACAGCAGTGCCGGCAATGTCATGGAGAGGATCTTGATGTCTACAATTGGACATAG
- the LOC127754200 gene encoding putative disease resistance protein RGA1 yields the protein MATILGSLIGSCVNKLQGIITEEAILILGVEEELRKLQKRMKQIQCFISDAERRGMEDSAVHNWVSWLKDAMYDADDIIDLASFEGSKLLNGHSSSPRKTTACGGLSPLSCFSNIQVRHEIGDKIRSLNRKLAEIEKDKIFATVKNAQPADKGSTSELRKTSHIVEPNLVGKEILKVSRNLVCHVLAHKEKKAYKLAIVGTGGIGKTTLAQKLFNDQKLKGSFNKHAWICVSQDYSPSSVLRQLLRTMEVQHRQEESVGELQSKLELAIKDKSYFLVLDDVWQHDVWTNLLRTPLYAATSGIILITTRQDIVAREIGVEKQHRVDQMSPADGWELLWKSISIQDEKEVQNLRDIGIKIIQKCGGLPLAIKVIARVLASKDKTENEWKRILDKNVWSMAKLPKEIRGALYLSYDDLPQHLKQCFLYCIVFPEDWTIHRDYLIRMWVAEGFVEVHKDQLLEDTAEEYYYELISRNLLQPVNTSFDKSQCKMHDLLRQLACYISREECYIGDPTSMVDNNMCKL from the coding sequence ATGGCAACCATATTGGGTTCTTTGATTGGATCATGCGTAAACAAGTTGCAAGGCATCATTACAGAGGAGGCAATCCTAATTTTAGGTGTAGAAGAAGAACTCAGAAAACTGCAGAAAAGAATGAAACAAATACAGTGCTTTATCAGTGATGCTGAGCGAAGGGGCATGGAAGACTCAGCAGTACACAATTGGGTTTCTTGGCTAAAAGATGCTATGTATGACGCTGATGACATTATCGATTTGGCTAGTTTTGAAGGAAGCAAGCTATTAAATGGCCATTCTTCTTCACCAAGAAAAACAACTGCATGCGGTGGGCTTTCACCTCTCTCTTGCTTTTCCAATATTCAGGTTCGCCATGAGATTGGTGATAAAATTAGAAGCCTGAACCGGAAATTAGCGGAAATAGAAAAGGATAAAATATTTGCAACAGTTAAGAATGCACAACCAGCTGATAAAGGTTCAACATCAGAACTGAGAAAAACATCTCACATTGTTGAACCCAACCTTGTGGGGAAAGAGATATTAAAAGTTTCTAGAAATTTGGTGTGCCACGTGCTTGCACACAAGGAAAAGAAGGCTTACAAGCTTGCTATTGTTGGAACAGGGGGAATCGGAAAGACAACACTTGCTCAGAAATTATTCAATGATCAGAAATTAAAAGGAAGCTTCAACAAACATGCTTGGATTTGTGTTTCTCAGGACTACTCCCCGTCCTCTGTTTTGAGACAACTACTTAGAACCATGGAGGTTCAGCACAGACAGGAAGAATCAGTTGGCGAGCTCCAAAGCAAGcttgaattggctattaaagaTAAGAGTTATTTCCTTGTGTTGGACGATGTATGGCAGCATGATGTATGGACCAATCTACTACGAACTCCACTGTATGCTGCAACCTCAGGAATAATTTTGATAACTACTCGGCAAGATATAGTCGCTAGGGAAATTGGGGTTGAGAAACAGCATCGTGTTGACCAAATGTCGCCAGCTGATGGTTGGGAGCTACTCTGGAAGAGCATTAGCATTCAGGATGAAAAAGAAGTGCAAAATCTGCGAGACATAGGGATCAAGATTATTCAGAAATGTGGTGGTCTACCTCTTGCAATCAAGGTTATTGCTAGAGTTTTGGCAAGCAAAGATAAAACAGAGAACGAATGGAAAAGGATTTTAGATAAAAATGTTTGGTCCATGGCTAAACTTCCTAAAGAAATAAGAGGTGCTCTATATCTAAGCTATGATGATTTACCACAGCATTTAAAGCAATGTTTTCTTTATTGTATTGTATTTCCTGAAGACTGGACCATTCACCGTGATTACCTTATTAGGATGTGGGTTGCCGAAGGCTTTGTAGAAGTGCACAAAGATCAATTACTTGAAGATACAGCAGAAGAATACTACTATGAGCTAATAAGTAGGAATCTCCTCCAACCAGTTAACACATCTTTTGATAAGAGCCAATGCAAGATGCATGATCTCTTAAGGCAACTTGCTTGTTATATATCAAGAGAAGAATGTTATATTGGAGATCCAACATCAATGGTAGATAATAACATGTGTAAACTGTGA
- the LOC127755646 gene encoding uncharacterized protein LOC127755646: MARPTHPMAMRLLKNIGRRAPASMACVSSAFSAGGCGLQILPATTAAGVAFSETSKGYSELKQMYEAFCFNPGLYDSDTGCDEYVKRMRAIVELVCCLEKEGQDCSSCTIEWDSERDLPIVPRWTPSARARTMTVGDRHALLAAAIVVAGAATLVAGAAVVSRQK, translated from the exons ATGGCTCGACCCACCCACCCCATGGCGATGCGGCTGCTGAAGAACatcggccggcgagctccagcaTCCATGGCTTGTGTAAGCTCGGCCTTCTCCGCCGGTGGCTGCGGCCTGCAGATcttgccggcgacgacggcggcgggcgtggcgttCTCAGAGACCAGTAAGGGCTACTCTGAACTAAAGCAGATGTACGAAGCTTTTTGTTTCAATCCAGGGCTCTATGACAG TGATACTGGTTGTGATGAATATGTGAAGAGAATGCGAGCAATCGTCGAGTTAGTTTGTTGTCTTGAAAAAGAAGGGCAG GACTGTTCATCTTGCACCATTGAATGGGACAGCGAGAGGGACTTGCCGATTGTCCCGCGGTGGACACCGTCAGCCCGAGCCCGAACCATGACAGTCGGTGATCGCCAtgccctgctcgccgccgccattgtcgtcgccggcgccgctacCCTCGTCGCAGGCGCCGCTGTTGTTTCCCGTCAAAAATGA